A region of the Tepidisphaeraceae bacterium genome:
CACCTTCTTCGAGAACCGCTGCGATGACAGGTCCGACTGGAACTTGTACACCTCCAGCCCCACGCGCATCGCGTAGTGACTGAGGTCGGCGTCAGCCAGATGGTCCTGCTGCTCGAACAGCACGTCGTGCATCTCCCAGAACTTCTGCTGCGCCCCGGCGCTCTCGGCGGCCTGGGCGGCGGCGGAGGCGTGGGGGTGGATGCTGGCGACCGGGAAATGGCGGTAGACCAACTGCATCCGATCGCCGAAGTCGGCCTGCAGCTGCTTCACGATTGGGAAGGCGCGCCCGCAGTAATCGCACTCGTAGTCGCCGTACCACAGCAGCGTCGCCGGCGCGTCGGCCGGGCCCTGCGTGTGGTCCTGGGGTTCGATGGGGAGGACCAGCGCGATGTTCGGGTCGATCAGCATAGTGGCCGATTGTATGCCGGGCGGGCTCGATTGGCGTGGATGGCGGTATGCCCCTTTCCGGCCCCTCTCCCGGTACTCCGGGGGAGGCTGGGTGGGGGTGATTGTTCCTCCGAGAACCGTCAGCAGTTCGAATGCACCCCCACCCTAACCCTCCCCCGGAGTACCGGTAGAGGGGACCGGAGCCTACACCGTCGCCAGTTCTGCATCGGCATCGGCGCTGATTCGGCCGTGGCTGTCCACCTGGTCGAACTTCACGGCCACGCGCTTGCTCACGCCCTGCTCCTGCATCGTCACGCCGTACAGCGTGTCGGCGATCTGCATCGTGCGCTTGCTGTGCGTAATGACGATGAACTGGCTGCGGTCCAGGAACTCCTGCACGATCAGGTTGAATCGCCCGTTGTTCGCCTCGTCCAGCGCAGCGTCCACTTCGTCCAGAATGCAGAACGGACTCGGCTTGCTCTTGAAGATGCTCATTAGCAGCGCGATGCACGTCATCGTCTTCTCGCCGCCCGACAGCTGGCTGATCGTCACCGGCTTCTTGCCCGGCGGATGGGCGAGGATTTCGATGCCGGCATCCAGCGGGTCGATGCGCTTCATGATCGGCAGCTGCGTCTGACCGTCCGGCCCAATCGTGGCGGCGTGACCGGCGCGGTCCTCGATCTCCGTCTCCAGCACGATGTCGGCCTTACCCCCGCCGAACAGCTTGCGGAACATCGCCTGGAAGTGCCCGCGGACGGTGTTGAACGTCTCCTCGAACCGCTTGCTGGATTCCTTGTTGATCTCGTCGATCAACTGTTCCAGCTGCCGCTTGCTGTCGGTTAAATCCGTGATCTGCGTCGCCAGGAACTTCTCGCGCGTCTCCAGCTCTTCCAGTTCGCTCAGCGAGTCCAGATTCACGTTGCCCAGCCGTTGGATCTTCTCCTTCAGCTCCTTGATCTCGCCAGCCACCGCGGCCCAATCCATGTCCTCGGCCTTGTACCCTTCGCCGCCTTCCTCGCTCAGGCTGGCGTACTTGGCGGGCAGATCGAGTTGAAGTTCCTCAAGCGTGCGGGCGACCAGCGATTCCAGTCGCACGCGCTGCTCGCCGGCCTTCATCTGAAGGGAATGCAGTTCCCCTTCGATGCTGGCATGCTCGCCGCGCAGCGACTCGACCTGACCGCTCAGTTCCCGCACGGCGTCGCCGACGGTCTTCACCCGCTCGGTCAGCACGGCGATCTGCTCGGTCAGCTCGTTCTGATTCTGCGTGAGCGCGGCCTGCGCCTGTTGCGCCGCCTGCAGTTCGTTTTGCACCTGCGGCTGGCGCACGACGACGTTGGCGACGCTCTTGGTCACGCGTTCCAACTGCTGCGTGAACTCGGCTACGTTCGACGTCAGCCGTTGCACCTGCTCGCGGCTGTTCAACTGCTTTTCCTGCACCTTGCCGAGCGCGACGCGAACCGTCGTCAGTTCCTCGTTGGCCGCCCGCAGCTGCTCAACGATGGTCCGCTGGCGGTCGGCCGATTCGTCGACGAACTTCTGCGAATCGGCCTGTTTGCCGTCCCACAGTTGCCGTTGTTCGATTAGCGTCACTTCCTCGGTCTTCAGCTTGCCGGTCTGGTCGAGCATGGTCTGCAGCTCGCGATCCAGCAGCGGCTGCTCGCGCTTCAGCGCCATCTGCTTATCGTTGTTCTGCGACAGCAGGCTATTGATCTCCACCTTCTGCGTGTTGGCGGCGTACAGCGCGGTGCGCAGGCTGTTCTGCTCTTCCTCCATCGCCTTGGCCGACGCGTTGCCCTCGGTCAGCTGGGCCGACAACGACGCGATGCGCGCATCGACCTCGGCAATTTGCTGATCCAGCGCGTCCAGCTCCGCGTGACGCGACAGCAGCCCCATGGCGGCCGTCAGCGGACCGGCGCGAAGCGTGCCGTCGGACTCGATCACCTCGCCCAGCTTCGTGACGTACCGCCACCCCGCCGGGCCGACGTTGTGCAGATCGGCGGCGGTGGTGAGGTCGTCGACGATCACCGTCTTACCAAGCAGGTGCTGAGCGACCGCGATACACTCGGCGTCGCAGCGGACGAGGTCGATCGCCAGGCGGATGCGGTGCGGGTGTTGGTTCCAGTCGTAGGCGTCCACCGCATTGGCCGTGGCATGGGCGTCTCGCCCATGCGGGTCAGCAGGCGAAGATATTTGATTTAGGCCGATCGCCTCGGACTCGCCGCCCGTTTGAATATAATCTTTCTGATTCTCCACACGCATGGGCGAGACGCCCATGCCACGGTGAAGAGCGTCCGCGGAGACGATGCTCACGCGGCCTTCCAGCGTCGCCAGCGTATCGCCGGCGGCGTAGGCGAGGGTGGCGGTGTCGGCGACGAGCAGTTGGTCGCGGCCGTCCAAGGCGGCTTCGATCACGTGCGCGTGTTCGACGTCCACGCGCAACACGTCGGCCACCAACCCGCGGATGAACGGGAACTTCGTCTCACGCTGCCGCAGGACGGCCTTTACGCCTTCGCTCACGCCCTCGCGCTTGGCTTCCAGATCCTTCAAAACCTTTTGGCGCGAAAGCAGCCCGCTGCGATGTTCGCGGGCGGCGCCGAGCTGTTCGCTCGTCTGGCGGATCTGCGTGCCCAGGGCGGCGGCGTCGTTCTTCTTCGCCTCGATCTGGCGCTGCCGGTCGGCGATCTCGTCCAGCGCCACCGTCAGCTTCAGCGCCGCGGCGCTGCGCTGCACTTCCAGCGTCTCCAGGTCCCCCACCACCGTCCGGCGGCGCTCGGCGAGGCGCATCTGCTGGTTGGCGATGTTGCGACGCTCGATCTCGATCGCGCCAAGTCGGCTGTTCGTCTGCGCAAGCTTGCGCATTGCGTCGAGGATGGCCGCCTTGTGCTGCTCGACCTCTTTGTTCAGCTGGTTCTGTTGCAGCTGACCATCGCGGAAGGCCTGCTGGCGTTCGTCGATGTGCTTGCGGTGCTCGTCGAGCTGCTTCGTCAGCGTCTCAAGCATGCCCTGTTCGGTCTGCAGCGATGCCTGGGCCGATTCCAGCCGTTTGGCGATCTCGGCCTTGTCGCGTTCGAACGACGCCAGCTGATCGGCGATCTGCTGCAGCTGTTGCTGGGCGTAACCCTGCCGCTGCTTGGCCGACTGCATCTGGGCCTTGGCCTGCACCAGTTCGTATTCCAGCTGCTGCTTGCGCTGCGTGTGCACCTCTAGGTCTTCGCGCTGCGCGGCCGCGGCGTTCTGGGCCTTTTGCAGGTCGCCGGTGGTGTCGTCTAGGTTGAACTGCGTATCTTCGAGCCGCTTCTCCAGCTCGTCCAGCCGGCCCTTGAAGGTGTGGTACTCCTGCAGCGAGTACATCA
Encoded here:
- a CDS encoding DsbA family protein produces the protein MLIDPNIALVLPIEPQDHTQGPADAPATLLWYGDYECDYCGRAFPIVKQLQADFGDRMQLVYRHFPVASIHPHASAAAQAAESAGAQQKFWEMHDVLFEQQDHLADADLSHYAMRVGLEVYKFQSDLSSQRFSKKVRRDYQSGLQSGVKGTPSFFINGFKFVGQRDLESLTAALNEAIAGAR
- a CDS encoding AAA family ATPase encodes the protein MRLKKLIVQGFKSFADRTEFVFDAPITGIVGPNGCGKSNVVDAFKWVLGEQSAKSLRGDAMMDVIFNGSGGRKPAGMAEVTLVFENPIKEDGKRTLNLDVDEVAVGRRLFRDSSSEYHLNNSSSRLKDIRELFLDTGVGVDAYSVIEQGRVSALLEANPEERRLIFEEAAGISKFKQKKKEAQRKLEKVDQNLARVTDIVEEVEKRLRSVKIAAGKARNYQEYFERLSELRLMYSLQEYHTFKGRLDELEKRLEDTQFNLDDTTGDLQKAQNAAAAQREDLEVHTQRKQQLEYELVQAKAQMQSAKQRQGYAQQQLQQIADQLASFERDKAEIAKRLESAQASLQTEQGMLETLTKQLDEHRKHIDERQQAFRDGQLQQNQLNKEVEQHKAAILDAMRKLAQTNSRLGAIEIERRNIANQQMRLAERRRTVVGDLETLEVQRSAAALKLTVALDEIADRQRQIEAKKNDAAALGTQIRQTSEQLGAAREHRSGLLSRQKVLKDLEAKREGVSEGVKAVLRQRETKFPFIRGLVADVLRVDVEHAHVIEAALDGRDQLLVADTATLAYAAGDTLATLEGRVSIVSADALHRGMGVSPMRVENQKDYIQTGGESEAIGLNQISSPADPHGRDAHATANAVDAYDWNQHPHRIRLAIDLVRCDAECIAVAQHLLGKTVIVDDLTTAADLHNVGPAGWRYVTKLGEVIESDGTLRAGPLTAAMGLLSRHAELDALDQQIAEVDARIASLSAQLTEGNASAKAMEEEQNSLRTALYAANTQKVEINSLLSQNNDKQMALKREQPLLDRELQTMLDQTGKLKTEEVTLIEQRQLWDGKQADSQKFVDESADRQRTIVEQLRAANEELTTVRVALGKVQEKQLNSREQVQRLTSNVAEFTQQLERVTKSVANVVVRQPQVQNELQAAQQAQAALTQNQNELTEQIAVLTERVKTVGDAVRELSGQVESLRGEHASIEGELHSLQMKAGEQRVRLESLVARTLEELQLDLPAKYASLSEEGGEGYKAEDMDWAAVAGEIKELKEKIQRLGNVNLDSLSELEELETREKFLATQITDLTDSKRQLEQLIDEINKESSKRFEETFNTVRGHFQAMFRKLFGGGKADIVLETEIEDRAGHAATIGPDGQTQLPIMKRIDPLDAGIEILAHPPGKKPVTISQLSGGEKTMTCIALLMSIFKSKPSPFCILDEVDAALDEANNGRFNLIVQEFLDRSQFIVITHSKRTMQIADTLYGVTMQEQGVSKRVAVKFDQVDSHGRISADADAELATV